From the Buteo buteo chromosome 1, bButBut1.hap1.1, whole genome shotgun sequence genome, one window contains:
- the LOC142032279 gene encoding melanopsin-like translates to MSCMKPEVAGEGFTLSYQQKWTCLQQSAWDSVSDYKWRESKPTWGKKGQGLNMGTQPHPVTKAEIPDHVLYTVGTCVLIIGSIGIIGNLLVLYAFYSNKKLRTPQNYFIMNLAVSDFLMSASQAPMCFVNSLHRKWIFGDIGCDLYAFCGALFGITSMMTLLAISVDRYLVITKPLRSIQGSSKKRTVQIIAVVWLYSLGWSVAPLFGWSSYVPEGLMISCTWDYVTYSPANRSYTMILCCCVFFIPLIIIFHCYLFMFLAIRRTGRDVQKLGSCSRKSYLSQSMKNEWKLAKIAFVVIIVFVLSWSPYACVTLIAWAGRGNTLTPYSKSVPAVIAKASAIYNPIIYAIIHPRYRKTIHNAVPCLRFLIRISKNDLLRGSINESSFRTSLSSHQTLAGRTKSTCVSSVSTGEATTDYTMMQESINCDDFINSKIPRLSLQYETWSDVELDPVQPPHKKLQPHRSHSFSTSLRQEKRDLLPKTCSCDAATAEKVSLSSSCLEKVLGRPVLHSSPATLMTSSLRAASLPVGLNSSSVSRGGDSGTSQMATQESQVNGVLGSVISNTVPRIIIIPTSETNLFREELEEEETELFHFHDKRGNLLDLEGLSSSMEFLEAVEKFLS, encoded by the exons ATGAGTTGCATGAAGCCAGAGGTGGCTGGTGAAGGATTCACTCTCAGTTATCAaca GAAATGGACGTGTCTTCAGCAGAGTGCTTGGGATTCTGTCTCAGACTACAAATGGAGAGAGTCAAAGCCaacctgggggaaaaaaggacag GGTCTGAACATGGGCACCCAGCCACACCCCGTGACCAAGGCAGAGATCCCCGACCATGTTCTTTACACCGTAGGAACATGTGTGCTCATTATTGGCTCCATTGGCATCATTGGAAACCTCCTAGTTCTCTATGCATTTTACAG CAACAAGAAGTTGAGGACACCCCAAAACTACTTTATAATGAATTTGGCTGTGAGCGACTTCCTGATGTCGGCTTCTCAGGCACCCATGTGCTTTGTCAACAGCTTGCACAGAAAGTGGATATTTGGAGATATAG GCTGTGACTTGTACGCTTTCTGTGGGGCACTCTTTGGAATAACCTCAATGATGACTTTATTAGCTATTTCTGTTGACCGCTACCTTGTGATCACTAAGCCCCTACGGTCCATACAGGGGTCTTCAAAGAAACGCACCGTGCAGATCATCGCTGTCGTGTGGCTGTACTCGCTGGGATGGAGCGTGGCTCCACTCTTCGGGTGGA GTTCCTACGTGCCTGAGGGCTTGATGATATCCTGTACATGGGACTATGTAACCTACTCCCCTGCAAACAGAAGTTACACCATGATTTTATGTTGCTGCGTGTTTTTTATTCCCCTGATAATAATATTccattgttatttatttatgttcctGGCCATAAGACGTACTGGCAG agATGTTCAAAAGCTGGGGTCCTGCAGCCGGAAATCCTACCTCTCTCAGTCCATGAAGAATGAATGGAAACTagcaaaaattgcttttgtgGTCATCATTGTGTTTGTCTTGTCCTGGTCTCCGTATGCTTGTGTCACCTTGATTGCCTGGGCAGG tCGAGGTAACACCCTGACACCATATTCCAAATCTGTGCCAGCAGTTATTGCCAAAGCTTCTGCAATCTACAACCCCATCATATATGCAATAATTCACCCAAGATACAG aaaaaccATCCACAATGCTGTTCCCTGCTTGAGGTTCCTAATACGAATATCGAAGAACGACCTCCTGAGAGGCTCCATAAATGAGTCATCGTTCAGGACCTCTCTCTCCAGCCATCAGACTCTTGCTGGCAGGACAAAGAGCACTTGTGTTTCATCAGTTTCCACTGGAGAAGCT ACCACTGATTACACAATGATGCAAGAGAGTATCAACTGTGATGATTTCATAAACTCCAAAATACCCAGATTATCTTTGCAATATGAG ACCTGGAGTGATGTAGAGCTTGACCCTGTACAGCCACCTCATAAAAAACTGCAGCCTCACCGAAGTCATTCTTTCTCAACAAGTCTGAGACAGGAGAAGAGAGACCTGCTCCCAAAGACCTGCAGTTGTGATGCAGCAACTGCAgaaaag GTTTCACTCTCCTCCAGCTGTTTGGAGAAGGTGCTTGGTCGGCCAGTCCTACACAGTTCCCCTGCAACACTCATGACCAGCTCCCTAAGAGCAGCTTCTCTGCCTGTTGGTTTGAATAGCAGCAGtgtcagcagaggaggagactCAGGTACTTCACAGATGGCAACTCAAGAAAGTCAAGTTAATGGAGTCCTGGGCTCTGTCATTAGCAATACAGTCCCTCGCATCATTATCATTCCTACCTCAGAGACCAACCTATTTCGAgaggagctggaagaggaggagactGAATTATTCCACTTTCATGACAAAAGGGGCAATCTGCTGGACTTGGAAGGGCTTAGCTCATCCATGGAGTTCCTTGAAGCTGTTGAGAAATTTCTATCATAA